One window of Psychrobacillus sp. FSL H8-0483 genomic DNA carries:
- a CDS encoding site-specific integrase, with protein MGRKRGIFAVQVDEVEVSKKSVITKKDTITIPKALTTIYQQMRIAGNRERTIDSYNYILNQFVVFNKLEYVEDINSDSIYNYLESLNVSNQTKLIRLKSIKAVLGKFHNNGWIKEKFWSYIQIRIDKQVKKGAKANDIEVLLSLIDNNTFIGFRDRVAILTLFRTGIRIRTLGELKERHIDFENLYLNLDGAIVKNHKFLRLPLDEELAELLKVLINQNKLIREYYNLENTNIFITQNGLPINDSKSSNNAISKQLHKYSVRYGLENINPHSIRRGYAKSLLDKGANIALISKALGHSDLGVTTQYLDIDTDEVASSLREFL; from the coding sequence ATGGGAAGAAAAAGAGGAATATTTGCAGTACAGGTAGATGAAGTAGAAGTATCAAAGAAATCTGTAATAACCAAAAAGGATACGATAACCATTCCTAAGGCACTCACAACCATTTATCAACAAATGAGGATTGCAGGAAATCGAGAAAGGACTATTGATAGTTATAATTACATCCTTAATCAGTTTGTAGTGTTTAACAAACTGGAATATGTAGAGGATATTAATTCAGATTCAATTTATAACTATTTGGAATCCTTAAATGTATCTAATCAAACAAAACTAATACGATTAAAATCAATCAAAGCAGTATTAGGTAAATTTCATAACAATGGTTGGATTAAAGAAAAATTTTGGAGTTATATTCAAATTAGAATTGATAAGCAAGTAAAAAAAGGTGCTAAAGCAAATGACATTGAAGTTCTATTATCATTAATAGATAACAATACATTTATCGGTTTTAGAGATAGAGTGGCGATTTTAACGCTATTTAGAACAGGTATCAGAATAAGAACATTGGGAGAACTAAAAGAACGTCACATTGACTTTGAAAATCTTTATCTTAATTTAGATGGTGCTATTGTGAAGAACCATAAGTTTCTCAGATTACCTCTTGATGAAGAACTAGCAGAGTTATTAAAAGTCCTCATTAATCAAAATAAACTTATTCGAGAGTATTACAATCTTGAAAATACAAACATATTTATTACACAAAATGGATTGCCGATCAATGATAGTAAATCATCTAACAATGCTATCTCTAAGCAACTACACAAATATTCTGTTCGTTATGGATTAGAGAATATTAATCCACACTCAATACGTAGAGGTTATGCAAAATCACTTTTAGATAAAGGAGCAAATATCGCTCTAATTTCTAAAGCACTTGGACATTCTGACTTGGGAGTGACAACCCAGTATTTAGATATTGATACCGATGAAGTCGCAAGCAGTTTGAGGGAATTTCTATGA
- the smpB gene encoding SsrA-binding protein SmpB, translating into MAKKPDDRILAQNKKANHDYYIEETIEAGIVLQGTEIKSIRNAKVQLKDAFVRIRNNEAWISNMHISPYEQGNRFNHEPLRSRKLLLHKKQISTLIGETKRDGYSIVPLKMYLKNGYAKVLIGVGKGKKDYDKRDVLKKKEAKRDIERAFKERNQ; encoded by the coding sequence ATGGCGAAAAAACCAGATGATAGAATACTTGCGCAAAACAAAAAAGCGAATCACGATTATTATATCGAAGAAACAATTGAAGCAGGAATTGTGTTGCAAGGTACAGAAATTAAATCTATTCGAAATGCGAAAGTACAATTAAAGGATGCTTTTGTTCGTATTCGTAATAACGAAGCATGGATCTCTAATATGCATATTAGTCCATACGAACAAGGAAACCGTTTCAATCATGAGCCTTTACGATCTAGAAAATTACTTTTACACAAAAAGCAGATTAGTACATTAATTGGGGAAACAAAGCGTGATGGTTACTCCATTGTTCCGCTCAAAATGTATCTAAAAAACGGCTATGCAAAAGTATTAATCGGCGTCGGAAAAGGGAAGAAAGATTACGATAAACGGGATGTCTTGAAGAAAAAAGAAGCAAAACGAGATATTGAAAGAGCGTTTAAAGAACGGAATCAATAA
- the rnr gene encoding ribonuclease R: MENMKEKLLDLMNTDEYKPLTTKELENHFGLVDAEDFKGLVKTLVQMEESGSVVRSRSDRYGIPSRMNLIVGKFIGHAKGFGFVTPEEDGMDDIFIPPTEVNGAVNGDKVLVRVSRETSGDRREGSIIKITQRGITKVVGTFQDNKGFGFVIPDDKKVPMDVFIAKGDTLGAIEGHKVVVEITDWPNERKSATGIVSQILGHKNDPGVDILSIIYKHGITIDFPEEVINQAEAVPAEIDEKDLEGRRDLREEVIVTIDGADAKDLDDAVTVTKFPDGTFKLGVHIADVSHYVTENSPLDREAYDRGTSVYLADRVIPMIPHRLSNGICSLNPQVDRLTLSCEMIFDGSGMVTSHEIFQSVIRTTERMTYSDVYKILEEKDAALIERYEPLVPMFETMAELAAVLREKRKNRGAIDFDFPEAKIIVDENGWPTDVVNRERTVAERLIEEFMLAANETVAEHFKWMDVPFIYRIHEDPKPEKLQRFFGFLTNFGLVVKGTGNDIHPKALQEIIENIEGMPEEPVISTMLLRSLQQAKYYSECLGHFGLSTEFYTHFTSPIRRYPDLIVHRLIRTYLVNEDVSSATINHWGAMIDDIAEHTSKRERRAVDAERDTDSLKKAQYMADKIGEEFEGIISSVTNFGMFIELPNTIEGLVHVTNMTDDYYRFDDRQMMMIGERGGKQFRIGDEVTIRVSAVKPEESAIDFEIVGMKKAFHRTRKEAPKVIHASKKDGSGSNRSKSQPAPKKEVKQKKKFYESVAKKSQRRKRPKKK, from the coding sequence ATGGAAAACATGAAAGAAAAATTACTTGATTTAATGAATACAGATGAGTATAAACCATTAACAACGAAAGAACTGGAAAATCATTTTGGGTTAGTGGATGCAGAAGACTTTAAAGGACTAGTAAAAACACTTGTCCAAATGGAGGAAAGTGGATCAGTCGTACGTTCTCGATCCGATCGGTATGGTATTCCTTCACGAATGAATTTAATTGTTGGGAAATTTATAGGACACGCAAAAGGCTTTGGGTTTGTTACACCAGAAGAAGATGGAATGGACGATATTTTTATTCCTCCTACGGAAGTGAATGGGGCAGTAAATGGAGACAAAGTGCTTGTTCGAGTTTCCCGTGAGACTTCTGGTGACAGAAGAGAAGGATCCATTATTAAGATTACGCAACGAGGTATAACTAAAGTAGTTGGAACATTCCAAGATAATAAAGGCTTCGGATTTGTTATCCCTGATGACAAAAAAGTACCTATGGATGTTTTTATTGCTAAAGGAGATACGCTTGGTGCAATTGAAGGGCATAAAGTAGTTGTAGAAATCACGGATTGGCCGAATGAAAGAAAATCTGCAACAGGAATTGTTTCTCAAATTCTTGGGCATAAAAATGATCCTGGTGTCGATATTTTATCGATCATTTATAAGCACGGTATTACCATTGATTTCCCTGAAGAAGTAATTAATCAAGCAGAAGCTGTACCCGCTGAAATTGATGAAAAGGATTTAGAAGGTCGTAGAGATTTACGAGAAGAAGTCATTGTAACGATTGATGGTGCGGACGCAAAGGATTTAGATGATGCTGTTACTGTTACTAAATTCCCAGATGGTACGTTTAAGCTTGGCGTACATATTGCGGACGTAAGCCACTATGTAACGGAAAACTCACCACTTGACCGCGAAGCATATGATCGTGGAACAAGTGTATATTTAGCCGATCGTGTTATACCAATGATTCCACATCGTTTATCAAATGGTATTTGTTCATTGAATCCACAAGTTGATCGTTTGACTTTATCTTGTGAAATGATTTTTGATGGTTCAGGTATGGTAACCTCACATGAAATTTTCCAAAGTGTTATTCGAACAACAGAGAGAATGACTTACTCTGATGTGTATAAAATATTGGAAGAAAAAGATGCTGCGTTAATAGAGCGTTATGAACCTCTTGTACCAATGTTCGAAACGATGGCAGAATTAGCAGCCGTTCTTCGCGAAAAACGTAAAAATCGTGGAGCAATCGATTTTGATTTCCCAGAAGCAAAAATTATAGTTGATGAAAATGGCTGGCCAACGGACGTTGTGAATCGTGAACGCACAGTTGCAGAGCGTCTAATCGAAGAATTTATGTTAGCTGCCAATGAAACAGTAGCGGAGCATTTCAAGTGGATGGATGTACCTTTTATTTACCGAATTCACGAAGATCCAAAACCAGAAAAGCTACAACGCTTTTTCGGATTCTTAACTAACTTTGGTCTAGTTGTTAAAGGAACTGGAAATGATATTCACCCAAAAGCGTTGCAAGAGATTATTGAAAATATCGAGGGTATGCCAGAAGAACCTGTTATTTCTACGATGCTTCTAAGATCCCTTCAACAAGCAAAATATTATTCAGAGTGCTTAGGGCATTTTGGTTTATCAACGGAATTTTATACGCATTTTACTTCTCCAATTCGTCGTTATCCAGATTTAATCGTTCATCGATTAATCCGTACGTACCTAGTAAATGAAGATGTATCGTCAGCTACTATTAATCATTGGGGTGCAATGATTGATGATATTGCCGAGCATACGTCCAAACGTGAACGCCGTGCAGTAGATGCGGAACGTGATACAGATTCGCTGAAAAAAGCACAGTATATGGCAGATAAAATCGGTGAGGAATTCGAAGGAATCATTAGTTCTGTTACGAACTTTGGGATGTTTATTGAGCTTCCGAATACCATTGAGGGTCTTGTACATGTAACGAATATGACAGATGATTATTATCGTTTTGACGATCGTCAAATGATGATGATTGGTGAACGCGGAGGCAAGCAGTTCCGTATTGGGGATGAAGTAACCATTCGCGTATCAGCGGTGAAGCCGGAAGAATCGGCCATTGACTTTGAAATCGTAGGAATGAAAAAAGCATTCCACCGAACTAGAAAAGAAGCACCAAAAGTGATTCATGCTTCGAAAAAGGACGGCTCTGGCTCTAATCGATCAAAGTCTCAGCCAGCACCTAAAAAAGAAGTAAAACAGAAAAAGAAATTTTACGAATCCGTTGCCAAAAAATCGCAACGTCGTAAACGTCCGAAGAAAAAATAA
- a CDS encoding carboxylesterase has product MRLAAPKPFFFEAGKRAVLLLHGFTGNSSDVRMLGRFLEKNGYTSLAPHYKGHGVPPEELLETGPSDWWKDVMDGYTRLKDEGYEEIAVAGLSLGGVFSLKLGYTVPVKGIVTMCSPMTMKTTDVMFEGVLKYAREYKKYEGKTAQQIEEEIEAIRQTPMETLAELREFVYQVRDHVDHIYAPLLVTQGKKDSVIDINSAPYIYEHAESLEKKLNWYENSGHVITLGSEKEQLQEDILNFLESLDWNV; this is encoded by the coding sequence ATGCGATTAGCGGCGCCAAAACCTTTCTTCTTTGAGGCTGGTAAACGTGCAGTATTGCTGCTTCATGGTTTTACTGGCAATTCATCAGATGTTCGGATGCTTGGAAGATTTCTAGAGAAAAATGGGTATACTTCTTTAGCGCCACATTATAAAGGTCATGGAGTTCCACCAGAGGAACTTTTAGAAACAGGTCCATCTGATTGGTGGAAAGATGTGATGGATGGGTATACTCGTTTAAAGGACGAAGGGTATGAGGAAATAGCAGTAGCTGGCCTTTCACTTGGAGGCGTATTTTCATTGAAATTAGGGTATACAGTTCCTGTGAAGGGAATAGTCACGATGTGTTCTCCAATGACAATGAAAACGACGGATGTCATGTTCGAAGGTGTATTAAAGTATGCTAGAGAATATAAAAAGTATGAAGGAAAAACAGCGCAACAAATCGAAGAAGAAATAGAAGCTATTCGACAAACCCCAATGGAGACGTTGGCAGAACTAAGGGAATTTGTCTATCAGGTACGGGATCATGTCGATCATATTTATGCTCCGCTGTTAGTTACCCAAGGAAAAAAAGATAGCGTCATTGATATAAATTCTGCTCCTTATATTTATGAGCATGCAGAATCATTAGAGAAGAAATTAAATTGGTATGAAAACTCTGGCCACGTCATTACACTTGGTTCTGAAAAAGAACAATTACAGGAAGATATATTAAATTTTTTAGAGTCGCTCGATTGGAATGTGTAA
- the secG gene encoding preprotein translocase subunit SecG, whose translation MNTLLMTLLVIVSLALIVVVLLQSGKSAGLSGAISGGAEQLFGKQKARGMDLILHRVTIVLAVLFFILTIAVTKF comes from the coding sequence ATGAATACGTTGTTAATGACTTTACTAGTCATCGTCTCATTAGCATTAATCGTTGTTGTGTTATTACAATCGGGGAAAAGTGCTGGTCTTTCAGGAGCCATCTCTGGCGGTGCTGAACAACTTTTTGGAAAACAAAAAGCACGAGGTATGGACCTTATATTACATAGAGTAACAATCGTCCTTGCAGTGTTGTTTTTCATTTTAACTATTGCTGTCACAAAATTTTAA
- the eno gene encoding phosphopyruvate hydratase, which translates to MPIITQIQAREVLDSRGNPTVEVEVFTESGAFGRAIVPSGASTGEYEAVELRDGDKARYLGKGVLKAVENVNNIIAAELEENFSVLDQVEIDHAMIELDGTENKGNLGANAILGVSMAVAHAAADYLDVPLYQYLGGFNAKQLPVPMMNILNGGEHADNNVDIQEFMVMPVGAESFRHALRMGAEIFHSLKAVLKEAGLNTAVGDEGGFAPNLKSNEEALSTIMTAIEKAGYKPGEEVLLAMDCAASEFFNKEDGKYHLSGEGVVKTSEEMVAWYEELCSKYPIISIEDGLDENDWVGHKLLTEKVGDKVQLVGDDLFVTNTKKLAQGIEQGVGNSILVKVNQIGTLTETFDAIEMAKRAGYTAVISHRSGESEDVTIADIAVATNAGQIKTGAPSRSDRVAKYNQLLRIEDQLYGTAQYLGKKTFYNLK; encoded by the coding sequence ATGCCAATTATTACACAAATTCAAGCTCGTGAAGTATTAGATTCACGTGGAAACCCGACAGTAGAAGTAGAGGTATTTACAGAAAGCGGTGCATTTGGTCGTGCAATCGTTCCATCTGGTGCATCTACTGGTGAATATGAAGCAGTAGAACTCCGTGATGGTGACAAAGCAAGATACCTAGGTAAAGGTGTTTTAAAAGCAGTAGAAAACGTAAATAACATTATCGCAGCAGAATTAGAAGAAAACTTTTCAGTATTAGATCAAGTTGAAATTGATCATGCAATGATTGAATTAGATGGAACAGAAAACAAAGGAAATCTTGGGGCAAATGCAATTCTAGGTGTATCTATGGCAGTTGCTCATGCAGCAGCAGACTATTTAGATGTTCCTCTCTATCAATATTTAGGTGGATTTAATGCGAAGCAACTACCAGTACCTATGATGAACATTTTAAATGGTGGAGAACATGCGGATAACAATGTAGATATCCAAGAGTTCATGGTTATGCCAGTTGGAGCAGAATCTTTCCGTCATGCATTACGTATGGGAGCAGAGATTTTCCATAGCTTGAAAGCAGTATTAAAAGAAGCAGGTTTAAACACAGCTGTTGGAGATGAAGGTGGATTCGCACCAAACTTAAAATCTAACGAAGAAGCGCTTTCTACGATTATGACAGCAATTGAAAAAGCTGGCTACAAACCAGGGGAAGAAGTACTTTTAGCAATGGACTGTGCTGCTTCTGAATTCTTTAATAAAGAAGATGGAAAATACCATTTATCTGGTGAGGGTGTAGTAAAAACTTCAGAGGAAATGGTTGCTTGGTATGAAGAACTTTGCTCGAAATACCCAATTATCTCTATCGAAGACGGCTTAGATGAAAATGACTGGGTTGGTCATAAATTACTTACTGAAAAAGTTGGAGATAAAGTTCAGTTAGTTGGAGACGATTTATTCGTTACAAACACGAAAAAACTTGCACAAGGAATTGAGCAAGGTGTTGGAAACTCTATTCTTGTTAAAGTAAACCAAATTGGTACATTAACAGAAACTTTTGATGCGATTGAAATGGCAAAACGCGCTGGTTACACAGCAGTCATCTCTCACCGTTCTGGTGAATCAGAAGACGTGACAATTGCAGACATCGCAGTTGCAACAAACGCTGGCCAAATCAAAACAGGTGCACCTTCTCGTTCAGACCGTGTAGCGAAATACAACCAATTACTTCGTATTGAAGACCAATTATATGGAACTGCTCAATACCTAGGCAAAAAAACATTCTATAACTTAAAATAA
- the gpmI gene encoding 2,3-bisphosphoglycerate-independent phosphoglycerate mutase — protein sequence MPKTPVALIILDGFGLRHESYGNAVALAHKPNFDRYWRDFPNASLTASGEAVGLPEGQMGNSEVGHLNIGAGRVVYQNLTRIHKSIREEKFFLEPKLLSAIEHVKQTGGKLHLMGLLSDGGVHSHYSHLFALLKLAKAQGLADVFVHGFLDGRDVGPRTAIGYVEETEMQMKEIGVGRFATISGRYYAMDRDRRWERVNLTYRALVDGIGKTAESATAGILQSYAEDVVDEFVLPIVMEENAKPIATIDSGDAVIFFNFRPDRAIQLSMALNTPTFDSLPLSDKHPTNLKFVTFTHYSDDVVSDVVFEKNDLYNTLGEVLAKNDKTQLRIAETEKYPHVTFFMSGGREEKFPGEERILINSPKVATYDLQPEMSAYEVTDALLAEIANDHFDAIILNFANPDMVGHSGMLEPTVKAIEAVDKCLGRVVDAILAKGGHSIITADHGNSDEVTTLEGQPMTAHTTNPVPVIVTKKDVSLRSDGILADLAPTMLHLLGIETPPEMTGKTLIETES from the coding sequence ATGCCTAAAACTCCAGTAGCTTTAATCATTTTAGACGGATTTGGATTGCGTCATGAATCATATGGAAATGCTGTGGCTCTTGCACATAAGCCGAATTTTGATCGATATTGGAGAGACTTCCCTAATGCATCACTTACTGCTTCAGGAGAAGCGGTAGGCTTACCAGAGGGACAAATGGGTAACTCGGAAGTTGGTCATTTAAATATTGGTGCTGGAAGAGTCGTTTATCAAAATTTAACACGTATTCATAAGTCCATTCGCGAAGAGAAATTCTTTTTGGAGCCTAAGCTTCTTTCTGCTATTGAACATGTGAAGCAAACGGGTGGAAAGCTTCACTTAATGGGATTACTCTCTGATGGAGGGGTTCATAGTCACTATTCTCATTTATTTGCACTTTTAAAGCTAGCGAAAGCTCAAGGACTAGCAGACGTATTTGTCCATGGTTTCTTGGACGGACGTGACGTTGGACCGCGTACAGCAATTGGGTATGTGGAAGAAACAGAAATGCAGATGAAAGAAATCGGTGTAGGAAGATTTGCTACGATTAGTGGACGGTATTATGCAATGGACCGAGATCGTCGTTGGGAACGCGTAAATCTTACGTATCGAGCACTTGTTGATGGAATTGGTAAAACTGCAGAATCAGCTACTGCTGGGATTTTACAATCATATGCAGAAGATGTTGTAGACGAATTTGTTTTACCAATCGTTATGGAAGAAAATGCAAAGCCAATTGCAACGATTGACTCGGGTGATGCAGTCATCTTCTTTAACTTCCGTCCAGACCGTGCCATTCAATTGTCGATGGCATTAAACACACCAACATTTGATAGTCTTCCACTAAGTGATAAGCATCCAACGAATTTGAAATTCGTTACGTTTACTCACTATAGTGATGATGTTGTATCTGATGTGGTATTTGAAAAAAATGATCTATACAACACACTTGGAGAAGTGCTAGCAAAAAATGATAAAACACAGCTTCGCATTGCGGAAACAGAAAAGTATCCACATGTAACGTTTTTCATGAGCGGTGGAAGGGAAGAAAAGTTCCCTGGAGAAGAAAGAATACTTATAAATTCTCCAAAGGTAGCAACATATGATTTACAGCCTGAAATGAGTGCATATGAAGTAACGGATGCACTACTAGCTGAAATTGCAAATGATCATTTCGATGCCATTATTTTAAACTTCGCTAATCCAGATATGGTAGGGCATAGTGGGATGCTTGAACCAACTGTGAAAGCAATAGAAGCAGTAGATAAGTGCTTAGGAAGAGTAGTCGATGCTATTTTAGCAAAAGGTGGTCATTCCATTATTACGGCGGACCACGGTAACTCAGATGAAGTGACAACACTCGAAGGCCAGCCAATGACGGCACATACGACAAATCCTGTTCCAGTTATCGTAACGAAGAAAGATGTTTCTCTACGAAGTGACGGAATTTTAGCCGATTTGGCTCCAACCATGTTACACTTATTAGGGATAGAAACACCGCCTGAAATGACAGGTAAAACACTAATCGAAACGGAGAGTTAA
- the tpiA gene encoding triose-phosphate isomerase, giving the protein MRKPVIAGNWKMYKTLAEAKDFALQLKEKQVDSSKVEAVICAPALFLDQLVHVTKDSFISIGAQTMHEEKEGAFTGEVSGHQLKDLGVSYVVIGHSERRQYFNETDASVNNKVKAAFEYNLTPIICVGETLEEREQNETENIVSAQVMAALEGLSEEQVINSIVAYEPIWAIGTGKTATADDANDVCQAIRETILDGFGEEVASSVRIQYGGSVKPENIEELLSKEHIDGALVGGASLQVDSFLKLLEAGENA; this is encoded by the coding sequence ATGCGTAAACCAGTAATTGCAGGAAATTGGAAAATGTATAAAACACTTGCAGAGGCAAAAGATTTTGCGCTTCAATTAAAAGAAAAACAAGTAGATAGCAGCAAGGTGGAAGCAGTAATTTGTGCACCTGCTCTATTTTTAGACCAACTAGTTCATGTTACAAAAGATTCTTTTATTTCCATCGGAGCTCAAACGATGCACGAGGAAAAAGAAGGAGCATTTACAGGTGAAGTTAGTGGTCATCAATTAAAAGACTTAGGTGTTAGTTATGTAGTAATTGGTCACTCTGAACGACGTCAATATTTCAATGAAACAGATGCTTCTGTGAATAATAAAGTAAAAGCTGCATTTGAATATAATTTAACTCCAATTATTTGTGTAGGTGAGACATTAGAAGAGCGCGAACAAAATGAAACAGAAAACATCGTATCTGCGCAAGTAATGGCTGCTTTAGAAGGACTTTCCGAAGAACAAGTGATAAATTCTATTGTCGCTTATGAGCCAATTTGGGCAATCGGTACTGGTAAAACAGCAACTGCGGACGATGCAAATGATGTATGCCAGGCTATCCGCGAAACCATTCTAGATGGCTTTGGGGAGGAAGTAGCGAGCAGTGTTCGTATTCAGTATGGCGGAAGTGTCAAACCGGAAAATATTGAAGAATTGCTTTCAAAAGAACATATCGATGGTGCGTTAGTAGGTGGAGCAAGCTTACAAGTTGACTCCTTTTTAAAATTGTTGGAGGCTGGAGAGAATGCCTAA
- a CDS encoding phosphoglycerate kinase, protein MKVKQTMKDVTLQGKRVFCRVDFNVPMEDGGITDDTRIRAALPTINYLIEQGAKVILASHMGRPKGEVKEELRLTQVGEHLAKLLNKPVTKLDESIGEAVEQTVSEMKDGDILLLENVRFHAGEEKNDAELAKAFARLAEVYVNDAFGAAHRAHATTEGIAKLLPAVSGLLMEKELDVLGKALSNPERPFTAIIGGAKVKDKIGVIDHLLDKVDNILIGGGLSYTFTKAQGHTIGNSLVEEDKIELAQSFIEKAKAKGVSFYLPVDAVVADEFSKDANTKVVDIDQIPSDWMGLDIGPKTAALYADVIKNSKLIIWNGPMGVFEMDAFANGTKGVANAMAETTGYTIIGGGDSAAAVEKFEVADKMDHISTGGGASLEFMEGKDLPGVSALNDK, encoded by the coding sequence ATGAAGGTAAAACAAACAATGAAAGATGTTACTTTACAAGGGAAACGCGTGTTTTGTCGTGTAGACTTTAACGTGCCAATGGAAGACGGGGGAATCACGGATGATACACGAATTCGTGCAGCGCTACCGACGATTAACTATTTAATCGAACAAGGTGCTAAAGTGATCCTAGCTAGCCATATGGGACGTCCAAAAGGTGAAGTAAAAGAAGAACTACGTTTGACACAAGTGGGAGAACATTTAGCAAAACTTTTGAATAAGCCTGTAACAAAATTAGATGAATCAATTGGGGAAGCAGTGGAACAAACTGTATCTGAAATGAAAGATGGCGATATTCTTTTACTAGAAAATGTTCGCTTCCATGCTGGAGAAGAGAAAAATGATGCGGAGCTTGCTAAAGCATTTGCTCGCTTAGCAGAAGTATATGTGAATGATGCATTTGGTGCCGCACATCGCGCTCATGCGACGACGGAAGGGATTGCGAAATTATTGCCTGCTGTTTCTGGATTATTAATGGAGAAAGAACTAGATGTTTTAGGAAAAGCTTTATCCAATCCAGAACGACCATTCACTGCAATTATTGGTGGGGCAAAAGTAAAAGATAAAATCGGCGTTATTGATCATTTATTAGACAAAGTGGATAATATTTTAATCGGTGGAGGCCTCTCTTACACTTTCACTAAAGCACAAGGACATACCATTGGGAACTCTCTTGTAGAAGAGGATAAAATCGAGCTAGCTCAATCTTTTATTGAAAAAGCGAAAGCAAAAGGCGTTTCTTTCTATTTACCTGTAGATGCAGTTGTAGCGGATGAGTTTTCAAAAGATGCGAACACAAAAGTGGTAGATATCGATCAAATTCCTTCTGACTGGATGGGACTAGATATTGGACCGAAAACAGCTGCTTTATATGCGGATGTGATTAAAAACAGCAAACTTATTATTTGGAACGGTCCAATGGGCGTGTTTGAAATGGATGCATTTGCAAACGGTACAAAGGGTGTAGCGAATGCAATGGCAGAGACTACTGGATATACAATTATCGGTGGCGGGGATTCGGCAGCTGCTGTTGAAAAATTTGAAGTTGCGGATAAAATGGATCATATATCCACTGGTGGAGGAGCTTCTTTAGAGTTTATGGAAGGGAAGGACCTACCAGGCGTATCGGCATTAAACGATAAGTAA
- the gap gene encoding type I glyceraldehyde-3-phosphate dehydrogenase — protein MTVKIAINGFGRIGRKVFREALEQTDLEVVAINDLTDAAMLAHLLKYDSVHGILKADVSSEGEYLVVNGKNIRVFAEKDPSALPWKELEIDIVIESTGIFSTTEKASKHIEAGAKKVILSQPAKDDMPTFVMGVNADNYDPETNHVISNASCTTNCLSPVAKVLQDNFGIKRGMMTTIHSYTNDQRILDLPHSDYRRARAAAESMIPTSTGAASAVAKVLPELKGKLDGMAVRVPTPNVSIVDFVAELEKDVTVEDLNAVLKQASENELKGILDYNEIPLVSIDYNGNTASSTVDGLSTMVLGDNMVKVLAWYDNESGYSARCIDLALLMMKKGL, from the coding sequence ATGACAGTAAAAATAGCGATTAATGGATTTGGACGTATTGGACGTAAAGTATTTAGAGAAGCTCTAGAACAAACAGATTTAGAAGTAGTAGCAATCAACGACTTAACAGATGCTGCAATGCTTGCTCATTTATTAAAATATGATTCAGTTCATGGCATATTAAAAGCAGACGTTTCATCTGAAGGTGAATATTTAGTCGTAAACGGGAAAAACATTCGTGTATTCGCAGAAAAAGACCCTTCTGCACTTCCATGGAAAGAGCTAGAAATAGATATCGTCATTGAATCTACTGGAATTTTCAGCACAACTGAAAAAGCTAGTAAGCATATTGAGGCTGGAGCTAAAAAAGTAATTCTATCTCAACCTGCTAAAGATGATATGCCTACTTTTGTTATGGGTGTAAATGCGGACAATTATGATCCAGAAACAAATCATGTTATATCAAATGCTTCTTGTACAACGAACTGTTTATCTCCTGTAGCGAAAGTATTACAAGATAACTTTGGTATTAAACGTGGAATGATGACTACAATCCACTCATACACAAATGATCAACGTATTTTAGACTTACCACATAGTGACTACCGTCGAGCTCGTGCAGCAGCGGAATCTATGATTCCAACGTCTACTGGAGCAGCATCGGCTGTAGCAAAAGTACTTCCAGAATTAAAAGGAAAATTAGATGGTATGGCTGTTCGCGTTCCAACACCAAATGTGTCCATTGTAGACTTTGTTGCTGAGTTAGAAAAAGACGTAACCGTAGAAGATTTAAATGCTGTGTTAAAACAAGCTTCTGAGAATGAATTAAAAGGAATCTTAGATTATAATGAAATTCCTCTTGTTTCAATCGACTATAATGGAAACACTGCATCTTCCACTGTTGATGGACTTTCCACAATGGTTTTAGGAGACAACATGGTAAAAGTATTAGCATGGTATGACAATGAATCAGGATACTCTGCACGCTGTATCGACCTTGCGCTACTTATGATGAAAAAAGGACTGTAA